The nucleotide window ttggcaggaagctcggggaatctgtaagcagatctcccatgctgtaccgctgcatgtagtcttgtcttttatttttagtaatgcttgtttattctgatcatgtgaaattggctttgatttgaatttctgcaacaatgttttatatcctacctgacaaataaattgttattatttgatttattctgaattcctcagaaatcatttatatcattactggagctttaatataggaggaagccatttaaagactcagtttgaatttaaaccactcaggtcaaccaggtaggacaaccacctagggcaaccgggtaggatttgaatttcattagaccagggtagaccatactggagctttaatataggagaagccactcaggacaaccaggtaggacaaccacctaggacaaccgggtaggagaaagccatttaaagactctcagtcactgctcaccgcccgtcttagcaagttgtatgtacgtgactaagcggcaatatcgccTGGTTAGGAGACAGGCCAAACCAGacaatattagttaaccctacaaccgctgactaagaacggaactggctatccattttctggaggtttacgtaatttaataacagcCGGCATAAGTCTCCAAAGATGGAAAGGACAATggatagaagaggatttagagtaatcaataacctaaaaatgttaaattaaaagaatgatcagaaattaattagagcttaactataaattagaggtcaacttaaaattggagtcagattaatataaaattggagtcagataaagtgaataacggaatcaaatgtgtgaattaacaataattgctttacttcagcactcaaaaaagacagaacaacgcagagaccttcaagggcaatttattgaagttccactccggaacggatagaaaattatccctttttacaCTGATAATGATGGTACTtctatataagtatttttttgcAATAGCAGTTTGAGTCAACGGCACTGTGATCAGGTCCAGTTCGGTTTTTAAACACTCTTCTGACATGTTGTGTAGTAAAGCCATgatctaaaatattgttttaacagaGCTCTTAGGTCTTTTTGATGTAGCACGTTTTGTTGTCTCCTTTCGCTTGCGTTTTACGACTGACGCTTTCTTAGGTGTATGTTTGGTTTTCTTCTGCATTTGGCCACTCCTCCGCACCCCTGGTGGCCTAGATGCTCTTTTGCGAGCCATCACCATTAGCCCGGATCCATCTTGAGTACTGTTGTTATTAAAAGACCGTGATAATGTGTTGCTAACAACGTCACTTAGTATGTTTTTTGCAGCTGATTTAAGATGTGGCTTGGCTATGCTAAATCCTCATTTTAGCAGTGGTATAGCCATTCTAAAGAGTCCTCTAAACATTCCCCCCAAACCAGCTCCATACATAACCCTGCCCCTGGCATAGCCGGGGAGTCCATTGCCGGCCTGATTCTGGTAATAGGCCACATAACGCATGGGGTCGGTATTGTTATTGttgaaatatgccatttttaaacaaattgtttcaCAGGTCTAAAGTGTAGCTTAGCACACACCTTCCCGTAACTGAAACGTCCGTCTTGATTTTGATCGTCTTTCACTTGTATGGTTATCTCGGTGATGGACGATTTATTAACTGATACGTAATGCGGTCTGTCGTATCTAACACTAACAATCTTGTTATTCTCACCATCTATATGTACACACCTTAGTAGCGGAACATGATGATCACCAACTGATTGATATTCTATAATATCCATGTAGATATACATGGTATAGAACCCACCATTTATGTCTGCTTGATAGGGCGCATACATCACAGGCGTGTACCCAACACTAATATTTTCATGATTTTGTTTACCAGTTTCTATAGCAACCCCTGGTTTTAATCCTAAAATATTAGCCAACTTTCCATAAAATGTCAGTGACGTCTTCGGAAGGCCTTTcagaaacactttgtttttaaCATGGTCATAACCAAgactcacccgcgatggcaggtTTGCATTGATCTCCCTGATctaaaaaatgatgtcatcataatATCCCGTCTTTAACCTGTAAGGTACATTTGATATCTTTTGATCTCTTTGCCTTCAACAGGATAGTCGGTGACGTGTTTCTCACTATCTGTCGCCGTTGTTTCACCATAGTTGAGAATGAATACAGCATCTTCCTAATTATATGTGTACCATGACACAGGATATTCAAATTCGATCAATCCAACTTGCCATTCTCCTTTTAGGTTTATAGTTCTCGCTAACCTGGTTGTATAACTAGATATGCATATGTTTTCCGGATAAACAGATAACGAGGCGTTGCAAGGCAGCATGACATAAAATCCACCCTCAGTCATGGTTGGTTTTTACATGAATGTGTGCTATGTAGGTCTTTTGTTTTTATGGCTTCTGTACATCAACCAATTCTTTCTGGTTTATCCATGATGCGAATTTTGCAGGCCATCAGAGCCAGCGAACCAATACTAATGTTTTCCATCCTTGTTTCTTTTTGTCTAAAATTGTTTCCActttaaatgtcttgtttttgttcacaaatattttttgtaattcctCCTCATAAAAAACACCGTCGATGACATTGCCGTCATAATCACACAATCTGTAGACAGGTGGGTCGCATGGGATGCACACTGTTATAGTGAAAAACTCCTGCGTATAGTTTTCCTCATACCCTTTTGTGAATGGGCTTCTTACTTTAGAAATTCTAACAATGTCaccaactttatatttaaattttggggtgacacCGCAACCCCCACTAGACCCATATAGATTATGAAACAACACAGATTAATTTtctttgttcacatcaaccgGTCTCATCTTGATGCTTCTGTGATAGCTGACATGGTATCCATCCGTGATGTCTTTAAGTATATCAATGTAGCGTTTGGAGTTTGTAGCAATTAAATACCTCCACATCCTACCTTTTAAGGTTCTATTAAACCACTCAATGACACAGGATTTTAATTCTGTGGCGGGTGCAAAATGTGTGATGTTGTACTTTTTTGTCATGCTTTGAAAATGCTTGTTAAAAACTCCTttcctttgtctgtctgtcatttgtgTGGCACACGGCCCTCTTTCAGTATAGATTCAAAAGCTTTAGTCACCTCGGCGGCACACTTTTTAACACACGCGTCCATGCATATTTACTAAACAGATCTATGCACGTTAACAGAAAATGATTGCTGTCATTTTCTTTGCCGTATGCAGACATATCAACTAGATCGGCCTGGAACTGCAAATCAATACCATAGACAAAAACCTGATTCCTTTTGTATTttagaggggcagttctgtgtagTGTGTAAGCATCCTCACCGGTGAGCTAGGCCGAAACTTGTTTATCGGTTAAACGAACACCCGTTTCttttaaaacagcatcttttaaatgtttttacctCCTAAAGAACCCGGGTTAGAAGgtgtgtaataaatatttttcatttcttcGGACATATTGTCACTTCAGTATCCACAAAAGAATAACTCATATAGTTTAATTGTTTTgggtttttatttcagtaaaagagAACATTTGCATCATCGAGGTACTGTAGAAATTTTATACACATCACAATGTTTTTCTCAAGAATGTAATCAACTAGTGTTTCAATAATTTCACAAACATCAGTCTGGTCATTTCTTGACACTGTGATTACACATAAATCAGTCACATACGTACACATACAGATTATGTCAGCAATTCAAATACCACATTCAGTCACCAGGTCTAGTATTTTTCTGATAGTTGCACAAATTGGATCGCCCGCATGAATACACATACGCATCATATCTGTCCACTCATTTGACATGCCTCTTACAACAGATATTTGCTTCTTGAGGTTTGTTAAACATTTGGGATCAACACCACGTTCATTTACAGCAATGGGTACATCAACACAGTCAGTAATGATTTTGTACATTAAGTTGGTCATCTCACATCTAATACGACGTTTAAGTAGACGCTTTGCCAGTCCTGTCGGACAGCATGTGTTCCCCATTTCAGTATCACACACAGGCAACTTGTGTGGAGCCTTTCCAGTTGTCCACGGCATCATAGACAATCTGTTCGCTGCTGACATCCACAACTATCTCTCTGACTTCCCGAAGCTTTTCCACAATGTAAACTTCGTAACGCAGTTCATGCATAATAGTGTTCACTGTCCCCTGAATCCTCTGGGGGTGAATCCTCAAACCACACCGGCTCAATGCTTGAGCTATGATGTGTTTAAGTCCTGTTTTAACCAGATTATGTGACAGTTCATCAAAGTACGCGTCAAAGAAATAGGCGTCAGGTTCAAACAAGCAGGAATGTCTAATCTGACTCGGATGGTCCACCTCGCAGCCCAAACAGAGTTCTTTCAGCTTTTTGTTGATGAGATGTTCCAGAAGGACCACGACAGTCGCTTTTATGATTTTGAAGCCGTCAGAGCGGATACAACTGTCTGTGTCATCAATCCCAGCATAGGCCGCAGCTCCAGCTATTGCTCCAGCATTGCTGTACGCCATTGTAAGGAAGATCAGGTTGTGATACCCCAGATCCTTGCAAAATGTATCCAACCAGTTGTTGTCACAAGTTTGTGGGTGTGGCTCCAGCGGTGTTGCATTGTCATCAGGCATCACCGGTGCAGTCTCAGGAGTGTTGGTGTAGCAGTATACAGTCATAGATTCTTCACATATGGTGAATGTATGTAGCGAATGTACCGAACTGCTGCCGTTTTTAATGGCTGTAATATGGGGGCGGACTTAAGAGGCGGTCTTTGGGGTTGTTGACGCCCTGCTCAGGGTAAAACAATATCGTCTTTACAGAACTGTAGCGATCATACATGTCACACCATCTAAATATCTTGTCAATACAGGTAAAAATGTCGTCAAGCATATGAACATCTTTCCGCTGAAACAAACATTTCATGTCATAGTACATGTGATGCTCAGACTCAGGAATAGGCCATGCACTTTCGCAGAGCTTTGTCTTGTCGTCATGGCATCCCACTCACCGATGTACAGTGGCTCATCGCCACAGTCATTCAAATCTCTCCAAAGCTAATTATAAAACATAAACCAGTCTTTGGCAGGGAAAATCAGGCAGGGTTCCTGTGATGTAAAATCAGCTCCAATATCCACAGCATAGAGTTTCACAGTCCGCATCACCTTGTCAAACACATATCTTCCTACACGATTACCAGACAATGAGAAATCACGTTTCgcaaaatccacatcttcatgaaGAAAATTTGTCaaactaacattttgttttttccttggCGCAAAAGTAATTTCCTCTCTCATTTCAACAGGTCCTCTTGTTGGTGAAATACACATCACTCTTCTAGGGGTTTTAGGATTTTTCGGAGCAGCCATTGTAACAGAAAGTTGCAGATTGTCTTCTGTGTTTTAACTACAGCATcttaaaccattatttaaacaacaaattcaggATGTAGGTAGTGATGTAGGTGTGAAAAGCATACCAGGAAGGAATAATGGTGAGAGGTAAGAcatcattaacattaacataCCATAAACAATCACTGACATCCGACGACTGGCCAATACACACAAGGAAGGACATGTCCAAACATGTTCTTTAACATATCCGGACTatcttctacctgtcaatcacagGTGACAGGGTGGTCATAAAtcacatgtcataaatcaatcaatttgacattttgacacatagtaTAGGTTATAACTACTTACCACATCACCCGTGAAACATGGTCGAGACATGTTATTGCATGGCAGGTATGGCTGCAAGTGGAACTGGGTCACTGCTGTTTGTTGATGATATGTCTGCTGACAGAAGAAGAAGGATGAATTCAGAAGTGTTTAGGGTAATACTATCTGCTTAGGTTCAACCAAATGCTGCAAAACTGAAAGGACAGCGCTTCACAGTACTGATGGACAGTGACACAAAACATACCTGACCTCAATCCAGCTGAACATGCATTTCACTTGCTGATGACAAAACTGAAAGCAGAAAGACCCACAAACAAGCAATAACTTAAGACAGCTGCAGTAAAGGCCTGGCAAAGCATCATTAGGGAGGAAACCCAGAATTTGGGTATGTCCATGGGTTCAAAACTTTAGGCAGTTTTTTACTTTCAACCAAGTATTAAGAATGAGCATTTTTTGGTgggggatgaatctcagttgcctccgcgtctgagaccatcaatccgcgcatcttatcacgtggcttgttgagcgcattaccgcggagacctagcgtgtgtggaggcttcacgctattctccgcggcatccacgcacaactcaccacgcacacaactgagagtgagaaccacattatagcgaccatgaggaggttaccctatgtgacactaccctccctagcaaccgggccaatttggttgcttaggagacctggctggagtcacctgttctctgttttgtgtgcagctgtgttgtgttctgatgTCGCtattgctgtggaggacctgtattgagataaacaaaacgagttttcacttgaacgccc belongs to Myxocyprinus asiaticus isolate MX2 ecotype Aquarium Trade chromosome 43, UBuf_Myxa_2, whole genome shotgun sequence and includes:
- the LOC127433796 gene encoding uncharacterized protein LOC127433796, whose product is MTVYCYTNTPETAPVMPDDNATPLEPHPQTCDNNWLDTFCKDLGYHNLIFLTMAYSNAGAIAGAAAYAGIDDTDSCIRSDGFKIIKATVVVLLEHLINKKLKELCLGCEVDHPSQIRHSCLFEPDAYFFDAYFDELSHNLVKTGLKHIIAQALSRCGLRIHPQRIQGTVNTIMHELRYEVYIVEKLREVREIVVDVSSEQIVYDAVDNWKGSTQVACV